One window of the Camelina sativa cultivar DH55 chromosome 1, Cs, whole genome shotgun sequence genome contains the following:
- the LOC104710400 gene encoding uncharacterized protein LOC104710400: MKQHLAGVKGNTDACSEILGDVRFKILNALKKIENKKKKHIVLDDMNDGPEIQNGDGDDIEGDVRPSQKRKKKDGWKDTKQPLVNFLVYIPKGITFLKSVDASNIYASAENLCNLFAELVGMVGSENVVHFVTNSAPNYKAAGKLLAEKKRPGWREIIQAGETRFATTFISLQSLYQHKEDLQALVTSTYAELKQLFKTSKAKDAKLIILDERLWNECLIIVKIMTPIIRLLRICDADEKPSLSRWNRMLRHDLHAAAYYLNPSFMYDQTLICEKPEVMSGLMSLIGKQSENSKTKLVQELRFYREREGSFSPDMALTCSKTSQPEFWIIEDEEEEEGELEYDELENALAEEYPKDHEDAHPEKSNDVSDFDEDFTMPAEEYEGNGDRDNQDWSL, translated from the exons ATGAAACAACATCTTGCTGGCGTGAAAGGTAATACAGATGCATGTTCAGAGATTCTAGGAGATGTGCGATTCAAGATATTGAacgcattaaaaaaaattgagaacaagaagaagaagcatattGTTTTGGATGATATGAACGACGGTCCTGAAATTCAAAATGGTGATGGAGATGATATCGAAGGTGATGTTCGTCCAAgtcaaaagaggaagaaaaaag ATGGATGGAAGGATACAAAACAACCGCTGGTTAATTTCTTAGTTTATATTCCTAAAGGAATTACATTTCTCAAGTCAGTTGATGCTTCTAATATCTATGCAAGTGCTGAGAATTTATGTAACTTGTTTGCTGAATTAGTGGGTATGGTCGGTTCAGAAAATGTAGTTCATTTTGTAACTAATAGTGCACCGAACTACAAAGCTGCTGGAAAGCTTCTCGCTGAAAA AAAAAGACCTGGTTGGAGAGAGATCATTCAAGCTGGAGAAACACGGTTTGCTACAACTTTCATTTCTCTACAAAGTCTCTATCAACATAAAGAAGATCTACAAGCTTTGGTTACAAGTACATATGCTGAACTCAAGCAGCTTTTCAAGACGTCTAAAGCAAAGGATGCTAAATTGATTATCTTGGATGAGCGATTGTGGAATGAATGCTTGATAATCGTCAAGATTATGACTCCTATCATTCGATTGTTACGCATTTGTGATGCTGATGAGAAGCCTTCTTTGTC AAGGTGGAATCGTATGTTACGCCATGATCTTCATGCTGCAGCGTACTATTTGAACCCGAGTTTCATGTATGACCAAACTTTAATTTGTGAGAAGCCTGAAGTTATGAGTGGGTTGATGAGCTTAATTGGGAAGCAATCAGAGAATAGCAAAACGAAGCTCGTTCAAGAGCTTAGGTTTTATAGAGAACGCGAAGGCAGCTTTTCTCCTGATATGGCTCTTACTTGCAGCAAAACATCTCAGCCGG AGTTTTGGATcattgaagacgaagaagaagaagaaggtgaactTGAATATGATGAATTAGAGAATGCTCTTGCTGAGGAATATCCCAAAGATCATGAAGACGCACACCCTGAAAAGTCTAATG ATGTTTCAGATTTTGATGAAGATTTCACTATGCCGGCTGAAGAATACGAAGGGAATGGTGATAGAGACAACCAAGATTGGTCgttgtga
- the LOC104700539 gene encoding transcription repressor OFP7 produces the protein MLHTHFFIHFSTHQTKTKKNNKKTKKMTKRFKLKISRILSFKSCRPEDPSSLPFNPVPSSLRRTPPVNSTSVVTTVPQRRRSSFRLHVLTVFGCGRSSTTLDIVDRKTSSSLSPPQTPTFQWEREGKWHVIAHVTEEENETPRRKIYDGGLEKDNRRRLKKKERSNSRRRGSVSSAEEETDRESLLPSSTNLSPEHSSSSELPRVTRRRRHIPKKSAIVEESESSSPPPSPARLSSFVQRLMSCTTAAAVMVEGVAVVKRSEDPYEDFKGSMMEMIVEKKMFEVAELEQLLSCFLSLNAKRHHRAIVRAFSEIWVALFAGGVQRRSSSFSSVRLSDYEEC, from the coding sequence ATGCTCCATACTCACTTCTTCATTCACTTCTCCacacaccaaacaaaaacaaaaaaaaataacaagaaaacaaaaaaaatgacaaaacgtTTCAAATTAAAGATTTCAAGAATCCTCTCATTCAAATCTTGTCGTCCAGAAGATCCTTCCTCTCTCCCTTTTAATCCTGTTCCTTCAAGTCTCCGTCGTACTCCACCGGTCAACTCAACATCCGTCGTCACCACCGTGCCACAACGTCGTCGTTCTTCTTTCAGACTACACGTTTTAACCGTGTTTGGCTGCGGACGCTCCTCCACTACGCTGGATATTGTTGATCGGAAGACTTCATCGTCGTTATCTCCGCCGCAGACGCCGACGTTTCAGTGGGAGCGAGAGGGGAAGTGGCACGTGATCGCTCATGTCacggaagaagaaaacgaaacgCCTCGCCGGAAAATTTACGACGGTGGGTTGGAAAAAGATAACCGCCGgcgtttaaagaagaaggagagatcaaACTCTCGGCGGCGAGGGAGCGTTTCCTCCGCCGAAGAAGAGACGGATAGAGAGAGTCTCTTACCATCTTCTACAAACCTCTCGCCGGAACATTCCTCCTCCTCAGAGCTGCCACGTGTCACAAGACGTCGGAGACACATTCCAAAAAAGTCAGCGATCGTGGAAGAAAGCGAGTCTTCGTCACCACCACCGTCTCCGGCGAGGCTTTCCTCGTTTGTTCAAAGACTGATGTCGTGTACGACGGCGGCTGCGGTAATGGTGGAAGGAGTGGCGGTGGTGAAGAGATCAGAGGATCCTTACGAAGATTTCAAAGGTTCAATGATGGAGATGattgtagagaagaagatgttcGAAGTAGCTGAGCTTGAGCAGCTTCTTAGTTGCTTCCTATCGCTAAACGCGAAACGTCACCACCGCGCGATCGTTAGAGCGTTTTCAGAGATTTGGGTTGCTTTGTTCGCCGGTGGTGTTCAACGGAGGTCATCCTCCTTCTCGAGTGTTCGACTCTCCGATTACGAAGAGtgttaa
- the LOC104700549 gene encoding splicing factor 3B subunit 4 produces MTTRIAPGVGANLLGQHSAERNQDATVYVGNLDAQLSEELLWELFVQAGPVVNVYVPKDRVTNLHQNYGFIEYRSEEDADYAIKVLNMIKLYGKPIRVNKASQDKKSLDVGANLFIGNLDPDVDEKQLYDTFSAFGVIASNPKIMRDPDTGNSRGFGFISYDSFEASDAAIEAMTGQYLCNRQITVSYAYKKDTKGERHGTPAERLLAATNPTAQKSRPHTLFATGPPSNAPQVNGLPRPFANGGMQPIPVTAARPPPPPPPQVYQTQPLSWPSQPQQHGMIPPPMQFRPPQGMPPPPPQFLNHQQGFGGPRPPPPPQAMGMHQHGGWPPQHMQQQGGPPQQQPPPPYQHHHMSMAPPPPHQG; encoded by the exons atgacgACTCGAATCGCTCCTGGTGTTGGAGCTAATCTTCTCGGCCAACACTCCGCCGAGAGGAACCAAGACGCCACTGTTTACGTCGGGAATCTCGATGCTCAG CTTTCTGAAGAATTGCTTTGGGAATTGTTCGTTCAAGCCGGACCCGTTG TTAACGTCTATGTTCCAAAAGATAGAGTGACAAATCTTCATCAGAACTATGGATTCATTGAGTACCGTAGTGAGGAAGATGCTGACTAT GCGATTAAGGTTCTTAACATGATTAAGCTTTACGGGAAGCCTATACGTGTTAACAAG GCATCTCAAGATAAGAAAAGCTTGGATGTTGGTGCTAACCTTTTCATTGGGAACCTTGACCCT gaTGTGGATGAGAAGCAGTTGTATGATACTTTCAGTGCATTTGGTGTAATTGCTTCTAATCCTAAG ATAATGAGAGATCCCGATACTGGAAACTCACGAGGTTTTGGTTTCATCAGCTATGACTCCTTTGAGGCATCTGATGCTGCTATTGAG GCAATGACTGGACAATATCTGTGTAATCGTCAAATTACAGTCTCTTACGCATACAAGAAAGACACCAAAGGAGAGCGCCATGGTACTCCAGCAG AGAGGCTTTTGGCTGCCACGAATCCAACTGCCCAAAAAAGCAGACCCCATACGCTATTTGCAACTGGCCCCCCATCCAATGCTCCTCAAGTTAATGGTCTACCACGTCCGTTTGCCAATGGCGGCATGCAACCTATCCCGGTAACAGCCGCGcgtccaccaccaccaccacctccacaAGTATATCAAACTCAGCCACTATCCTGGCCATCTCAGCCACAACAACACGGCATGATCCCACCACCCATGCAATTCCGTCCACCTCAGGGTATGCCGCCGCCACCACCTCAGTTTCTAAACCATCAACAAGGTTTTGGTGGCCCAAGGCCGCCGCCACCACCTCAAGCCATGGGAATGCACCAACATGGAGGCTGGCCGCCACAACACATGCAGCAGCAAGGTGGACCACCTCAacaacaaccaccaccaccttaCCAACACCATCACATGTCTATGGCTCCACCCCCACCACACCAAGGTTGA
- the LOC104700561 gene encoding pentatricopeptide repeat-containing protein At2g18520, mitochondrial, translated as MAPFRIYLSFLRRFSTAAVTTASPAPITISKAKLKLRKVHDPDKALAIYNSVSKNPSSPLSSRYAMELTVQRLAKSERFSDIEALIESHKNSPKIKTETFLSTLIRSYGRASMFDHAMKMFEEMDQLGTPRSVVSFNALLAASLHSDLFERVPQLFDEIPHRYNSITPDKISYGMLIKSYCDSGSPEKAMEIMRDMEVKDVEVTIIAFTTILGSLYKNGLVDVAESLWNEMVCKGCELDNTVYNVRLMNAAKESPESVKELMEEMSSVGLKPDTVSYNYLMTAYCVKGMMGEAKKVYEGLEKEHDCVPNAATFRTLIFHLCINGLYDQGLTVFKKSAVMHKIPDFKTCKHLTEGLVKNNRMEDARGVARTVKKKFPPRLVTEWKKLEGKLGLYSKASNAAASSSSQTREVFDQEREDAT; from the coding sequence ATGGCGCCGTTTCGTATCTATCTGAGCTTCCTCCGCCGTTTCTCCACCGCCGCTGTAACCACTGCTTCTCCCGCCCCAATCACTATCTCCAAAGCAAAACTCAAACTCCGCAAAGTACACGATCCCGACAAAGCCTTAGCGATTTACAACTCCGTCTCCAAAAACCCTTCATCTCCTCTCTCCTCACGCTACGCCATGGAGCTAACAGTCCAACGCCTCGCCAAATCTGAACGCTTCTCCGACATAGAAGCTCTGATCGAGTCTCACAAAAACAGCCCAAAGATAAAAACAGAGACTTTTCTCTCTACGTTGATCAGATCTTACGGACGAGCTTCAATGTTTGATCATGCTATGAAGATGTTCGAGGAGATGGATCAGCTCGGCACACCCAGATCCGTTGTTTCCTTCAATGCCTTACTCGCTGCTTCTCTTCACTCTGACTTGTTTGAAAGAGTCCCCCAACTGTTCGACGAAATTCCTCACAGGTATAATAGTATCACTCCTGATAAAATCTCTTACGGTATGTTGATTAAGTCGTATTGTGACTCTGGTTCGCCTGAGAAAGCTATGGAGATTATGAGAGATATGGAGGTTAAAGACGTGGAAGTTACCATCATTGCTTTCACCACTATTTTAGGGTCTTTGTATAAGAATGGGTTAGTCGATGTAGCGGAAAGCTTGTGGAACGAGATGGTTTGTAAAGGTTGTGAATTGGATAACACGGTTTATAACGTTAGACTGATGAATGCTGCCAAGGAAAGCCCTGAAAGTGTCAAGGAACTGATGGAAGAAATGAGTAGTGTAGGATTGAAACCTGATACGGTTAGCTATAACTATCTTATGACTGCGTACTGCGTGAAAGGGATGATGGGTGAAGCCAAGAAAGTGTATGAAGGGCTTGAGAAAGAACACGATTGTGTTCCGAATGCAGCGACGTTTAGGACATTGATATTTCATCTGTGTATAAACGGGTTGTATGATCAAGGTTTAACGGTGTTTAAGAAGAGTGCGGTTATGCACAAGATTCCGGATTTCAAAACGTGTAAGCATTTGACTGAAGGATTGGTGAAGAATAATAGAATGGAAGACGCAAGAGGAGTGGCTAGAACTGTGAAGAAGAAGTTCCCTCCGCGTTTAGTAACCGAGTGGAAGAAACTAGAGGGAAAGCTTGGATTGTATTCGAAGGCCAGTAATGCTGCTgcgtcatcttcttctcaaacaaGAGAAGTGTTTGATCAAGAAAGAGAGGATGCTACATAA
- the LOC104700570 gene encoding vicilin-like seed storage protein At2g18540 has translation MSRSTLLPLSVFVYLITLFLCTQSFPDQNGLVSSSFSSPLLVKRDQRMPIVTTDFGEISAVQIGDGYHLQFITLEPNALLLPLLLHSDMVLFVHTGSGTLNWVEEESERRLELRRGDVYRLRSGSVFYVHSDLERDDVQEKLRVYAIFDVGKCLNDPCLGAYSSIRDLLLGFDDRTLRSAFAVHGDVLSKIRDAAKPPLIINALPKNRTQGSEEDKWQSRLVRLFVRVEDVADHLAMKPIVDANKKKTRTFNVFESDPDFENNNGRSIVVDDKDLDALKGSRFGFFMVNLTEGSMMAPHWNPSACEISIVLQGEGMIRVVNQQSLSSCKNNSNSERFMVEEGDVFVVPKFHPMAQMSFENSSFVFMGFSTSVKANHPQFLVGQSSVLKVLDREVLAVSFNLNNETIKGLLEAQKESVILDCVSCAEGELAKLTREIEERKRREEEEIERKRKEAEERKRKREEEEKRRREEEEAERRRKEEEARRREEERKREEEKRRREEEEAERRRKEEEEARRREEERKREEEEAKRREEERKKREEEAEEARKREEEREREKEKAKRQEEERRRREEEEKEARKREEEREKEEEMAKKREEERQQREREEVERKKREEEARKREEEMAKRREEQERKRREEEEMAKRQEEARHRKEKEEVERKRREEEAMRREEERKKEEEAARRAEEERRKREEEEAKRRWPPQPQPPFSTMGNMVGVS, from the exons ATGTCGAGATCTACGTTACTTCCACTCTCTGTTTTTGTCTATCTCATCACCTTATTCCTCTGCACACAGTCTTTTCCCGACCAAAATGGCCTCGTCTCGTCGTCGTTTTCTTCCCCACTTCTGGTCAAGAGAGATCAACGCATGCCAATCGTTACGACTGATTTCGGAGAGATATCAGCCGTTCAGATCGGTGATGGATACCATCTTCAGTTCATAACATTGGAGCCAAACGCACtcttgcttcctcttcttctccattccGACATGGTTTTATTCGTTCACACTG GGAGTGGGACTTTAAATTGGGTGGAGGAGGAGAGCGAGAGGAGGTTAGAATTAAGACGAGGAGATGTATACAGGCTACGTTCCGGTTCAGTATTTTACGTACACAGCGACTTGGAGAGAGACGATGTTCAAGAGAAACTTAGGGTTTACGCGATCTTTGACGTGGGAAAGTGTTTAAACGATCCATGCCTTGGAGCCTACTCGAGTATTAGAGACCTTTTATTGGGTTTCGACGATAGAACTCTCCGGTCAGCTTTTGCG GTTCATGGGGATGTTTTGAGTAAGATAAGAGACGCTGCGAAACCTCCCTTGATCATAAATGCTCTGCcgaaaaacagaacacaaggCTCGGAGGAGGATAAGTGGCAATCACGGCTCGTTAGGCTCTTTGTGAGAGTTGAAGACGTGGCTGATCATTTGGCGATGAAACCGATCGTTGATgctaataagaagaaaacaagaacgtTCAATGTTTTTGAGTCTGACCCAGACTTTGAGAACAACAATGGTCGGAGCATAGTGGTAGATGACAAGGATTTGGATGCTTTAAAGGGTTCAAGATTTGGGTTTTTCATGGTCAATCTAACTGAG GGATCAATGATGGCACCTCACTGGAACCCTAGTGCTTGTGAGATATCGATTGTATTACAAGGGGAAGGCATGATTCGGGTGGTTAACCAACAGTCGTTGTCTTCTTGCAAGAACAATAGCAATAGCGAGAGATTCATGGTTGAGGAAGGAGATGTTTTTGTTGTGCCGAAGTTTCATCCTATGGCTCAAATGTCTTTTGAAAACAGTTCATTCGTATTCATGGGGTTTAGCACTTCAGTAAAGGCGAACCACCCTCAGTTCTTAGTCGGGCAAAGCTCGGTTCTGAAAGTACTGGACCGGGAAGTACTTGCTGTGTCTTTCAACTTGAATAATGAGACAATCAAGGGattgttggaagctcaaaaAGAAAGTGTGATATTGGATTGTGTGTCTTGTGCGGAGGGAGAGCTTGCAAAGCTTACCAGGGAGATTGAAGAGAGGAAGAGacgtgaagaggaagaaattgagcgaaaaaggaaagaagcagaggagaggaaaaggaaaagagaagaagaagagaagaggaggcgtgaagaggaagaagctgagcgtagaaggaaagaagaggaagcaaggagaagagaagaagaaaggaagagggaggaagagaagaggagacgtgaagaggaagaagctgagcgtagaaggaaagaagaagaggaagcaaggcgaagagaagaagaaagaaagagagaggaggaagaagctaaAAGACGAGAGGAGGAGCGAAAGAAACGTGAGGAGGAAGCAGAAGAggcaagaaagagagaagaagaaagggagcgagaaaaagagaaagctaaaaggcaagaggaagagagaagaagacgtgaggaagaagaaaaggaggcgaggaagagagaagaagaaagggaaaaagaagaggaaatggCAAAGAAACGAGAGGAAGAGAGGcagcagagagaaagagaggaggtggaaagaaaaaaacgtgaAGAAGAAgcgaggaagagagaagaggagatgGCGAAGAGACGAGAGGAACAAGAAAGGAAGCGacgcgaagaagaagagatggcaaaaagacaagaggaagCAAGGCataggaaagagaaagaggaggtgGAGAGGAAGAGACGTGAAGAGGAGGCTatgaggagagaagaagaaagaaagaaagaagaagaagcggctAGAAGAGCTGAGGAGGAACGAAggaaaagggaagaagaagaagcaaagcggAGATGGCCGCCCCAGCCACAACCACCCTTCAGTACCATGGGAAATATGGTGGGTGTGTCTTAA